The following are encoded together in the Salvia hispanica cultivar TCC Black 2014 chromosome 6, UniMelb_Shisp_WGS_1.0, whole genome shotgun sequence genome:
- the LOC125196587 gene encoding bromodomain-containing protein 1: MEDTTYLALPPLKRFRLQQQQQTDSSCLPAKKRKECRDSPSPPAVTTLCLPAKKRIWAFQPLDLDLNLNPPSDEDSAQIKLNAGEDADDGIVCAVCDSTDGDPADPIVLCDGCDLMVHATCYGHPFTAGIPDGDWYCAQCLHSQSEKNQPPPPSCCLCPVGGGALKPTTDGRWAHLVCAIYVPEVFFADSAGREGINCDRVVKRRWETKCYICKSKNGCAIDCSEPKCGLAFHVSCGLKEELCIEYREGKGKSRGSVVAAFCSPHTHLWKKQEQTGKFKIVARGDDNK; the protein is encoded by the exons ATGGAGGACACTACATATCTAGCCTTGCCTCCACTCAAACGTTTCCGattacaacaacaacaacaaaccGATTCCTCTTGCCTTCCCGCCAAAAAGCGTAAGGAATGCCGAGATTCGCCTTCCCCTCCCGCCGTCACAACTCTCTGCCTTCCTGCGAAGAAGCGAATTTGGGCGTTTCAGCCCCTGGACCTCGATCTCAATCTCAATCCCCCATCCGATGAAGATTCCGCACAAATCAAACTCAACGCCGGAGAAGACGCCGACGACGGAATCGTCTGCGCTGTTTGCGACAGCACGGACGGAGATCCGGCGGATCCAATCGTGCTCTGCGACGGCTGCGATCTGATGGTGCACGCCACCTGCTACGGCCATCCCTTCACCGCGGGGATCCCCGACGGCGACTGGTACTGCGCTCAATGCCTCCATTCCCAATCGGAGAAAAATCAACCACCGCCGCCGTCCTGCTGCCTCTGCCCCGTCGGCGGCGGCGCGTTGAAGCCGACGACGGATGGGCGCTGGGCGCATCTGGTGTGCGCGATCTACGTGCCGGAGGTGTTCTTCGCGGATTCGGCGGGGAGAGAAGGAATCAACTGCGACCGGGTGGTGAAGAGGCGGTGGGAGACCAAATGCTACATTTGCAAATCGAAAAATGGATGCGCCATTGATTGCTCCGAGCCTAAATGTGGATTGGCATTCCACGTCAGCTGCGGATTGAAAGAGGAGCTTTGTATCGAATACAGAGAGGGAAAGGGGAAGAGCAGAGGATCTGTTGTTGCTGCATTTTGCTCCCCTCATACTCATCTCTGGAAGAAG CAAGAGCAAACAGGAAAGTTCAAGATAGTTGCTAGAGGCGACGACAACAAGTAA